From the genome of Buchnera aphidicola (Muscaphis stroyani), one region includes:
- the cyaY gene encoding iron donor protein CyaY: MTDKKYHKLVNNLFLEIEDNLNSYINEIDIDYEIQNNIMTIMFENKSVIIINKQESLKQIWLATSENGHHFCYDNNQWICNRSNKNFWEILKNACIIQSNQKLILKIKKKF, encoded by the coding sequence ATGACTGATAAAAAATATCATAAACTAGTAAATAATTTATTTTTAGAAATAGAAGATAATTTAAATTCTTACATTAATGAAATAGATATAGATTATGAAATACAAAACAATATTATGACTATAATGTTTGAAAATAAAAGTGTAATAATAATTAATAAACAAGAATCATTAAAACAAATTTGGCTAGCTACATCAGAGAATGGTCATCATTTTTGTTATGATAACAATCAGTGGATTTGTAACCGAAGTAATAAAAATTTTTGGGAAATATTAAAGAATGCATGCATTATTCAGTCAAATCAAAAGCTAATTTTAAAAATAAAAAAAAAATTTTAA
- the hemC gene encoding hydroxymethylbilane synthase, whose amino-acid sequence MQNKILRIATRKSPLALKQTEYVEKKLLSLYPYLKTKLVPIVTHGDNILNKSLSKIGGKGLFIKELEIALLDNKADIAIHSMKDLPVRITKELCLASICKRGSALDTLVSNQYKSINHLPKGAVIGTSSLRRQCQLITYRPDLVISPLRGNVETRIAKLDEGKYDAIILAAEGLNRLGLKHRITQIIPPELLLPSCGQGAIGIQSRLNDKKVLFFLSRLNHINTFIEINAERAFCKKLEAGCQIPIGSYAVLRKNKIWLRGLVGSPNGDVILKGERIGSFNTAQKMGHSLANELLYYGANQILKNVYIQKPNL is encoded by the coding sequence ATGCAAAATAAAATTTTAAGAATTGCTACTAGAAAAAGTCCTTTAGCTTTAAAGCAAACTGAGTATGTTGAAAAAAAATTATTGTCTTTATATCCATATTTAAAAACTAAACTAGTACCTATTGTGACTCATGGTGACAATATTTTAAATAAATCTCTTTCAAAAATTGGAGGAAAAGGATTATTTATTAAAGAATTAGAAATAGCTCTTCTAGATAATAAAGCAGATATCGCAATACATTCTATGAAAGATTTACCAGTAAGGATTACAAAAGAATTGTGTTTAGCAAGTATATGCAAAAGAGGAAGTGCTTTAGATACTCTAGTCTCTAATCAATATAAGTCAATTAATCATTTACCGAAAGGAGCGGTTATTGGAACATCTAGTTTGAGACGACAATGTCAATTAATTACCTATCGTCCAGATTTAGTTATTTCTCCTTTAAGAGGAAATGTAGAAACGAGAATTGCTAAACTAGATGAAGGGAAATACGATGCTATCATTCTTGCTGCAGAAGGTTTAAATAGATTGGGTTTAAAACATAGAATTACTCAAATTATACCGCCAGAATTATTACTTCCTTCATGCGGCCAGGGCGCAATTGGAATTCAATCACGATTAAATGATAAAAAAGTATTATTTTTTTTATCTCGACTTAATCACATAAATACTTTTATCGAAATAAATGCTGAAAGAGCCTTTTGTAAAAAATTAGAAGCTGGATGTCAAATACCTATTGGAAGCTATGCTGTTTTGAGAAAAAATAAGATTTGGCTCAGAGGATTAGTAGGCTCTCCTAATGGAGATGTAATACTTAAAGGAGAAAGAATAGGGTCATTTAATACAGCTCAAAAAATGGGGCATTCGCTTGCAAATGAATTGCTTTATTATGGAGCTAATCAAATTCTTAAAAATGTTTATATACAAAAACCAAATTTATAA